A portion of the Nitratidesulfovibrio termitidis HI1 genome contains these proteins:
- the aspS gene encoding aspartate--tRNA ligase, which produces MSDQKLDVQQEHQQYIEPLGDWVRSHDCCTLTAADTGAEVCLMGWVQYRRDHGGLIFVDLRDRQGLTQIVFSPDVNPAAHERAHVIRSEYVLAIRGTVRPRPEGMTNPGMKTGEIEVYVSEWKLLNTSKTPAFVIEDRTEASENLRLQYRYLDLRRPRMANNFIVRHKAAQATRRYLDELGFLEIETPYLTKSTPEGARDFLVPSRLNQGQFYALPQSPQLFKQLLMMSGMERYYQIVRCFRDEDMRADRQLEFTQIDIEMSFVDEEQVMAMAEGLMARVFRDALDREVATPFPRMSYDDAMARYGVDKPDTRFGLELQDVTHIVRGSNFKLFATAELVKAMRVPGGETMTRKEIDEFTEFVKIYGAQGLAWIKIRPEEWQSPIAKFLSDQERAGLKEALGLETGDIVFFQAGAPGMVNAALGNLRVRLGEHLGLIDENAFNFLWVTDFPLFEYDEEEKRYVACHHPFTSPKDGHMDVMVENPAAARARAYDMVLNGYELGGGSIRNHTAEKQRRMFAALGFSPEDAEAQFGFLNQALEMGAPPHGGIAFGMDRLAMLLTGSSSIRDVIAFPKTQKATCLLTQAPDTVSARQLRDLGLRLRETGKEAAKDATPTDAAQG; this is translated from the coding sequence ATGAGCGATCAGAAACTTGACGTCCAACAGGAACACCAGCAGTACATCGAACCCCTGGGCGACTGGGTGCGCAGCCACGATTGCTGCACGCTGACCGCCGCCGACACCGGGGCCGAAGTCTGCCTGATGGGCTGGGTGCAGTACCGCCGCGACCACGGCGGCCTCATTTTCGTGGACCTGCGCGACCGCCAGGGCCTTACCCAGATCGTGTTCAGCCCCGACGTCAATCCCGCCGCGCATGAGCGCGCGCACGTCATCCGCTCTGAATACGTGCTGGCCATTCGCGGCACCGTGCGTCCCCGGCCCGAGGGCATGACCAACCCCGGCATGAAGACCGGCGAGATCGAGGTGTACGTTTCCGAATGGAAGCTGCTGAACACCTCCAAGACGCCCGCCTTCGTCATCGAGGACCGCACCGAGGCCAGCGAAAACCTGCGCCTGCAGTACCGCTACCTCGACCTGCGCCGCCCGCGCATGGCCAACAACTTCATCGTGCGCCACAAGGCCGCGCAGGCCACCCGCCGCTACCTGGACGAGCTGGGCTTTCTGGAAATCGAAACGCCCTACCTCACCAAGTCCACGCCGGAAGGCGCACGCGACTTCCTGGTGCCCAGCCGCCTGAACCAGGGTCAGTTCTACGCCCTGCCGCAGTCGCCCCAGTTGTTCAAACAGCTGCTGATGATGTCCGGCATGGAGCGCTACTACCAGATCGTGCGCTGCTTCCGCGACGAGGATATGCGCGCCGACCGCCAGCTGGAGTTCACCCAGATCGATATCGAGATGAGCTTCGTGGACGAGGAACAGGTGATGGCCATGGCCGAAGGCCTGATGGCCCGCGTGTTCCGCGACGCGCTGGACCGCGAGGTCGCCACCCCCTTCCCGCGCATGAGCTATGACGACGCCATGGCCCGCTACGGCGTGGACAAGCCGGACACCCGCTTCGGGCTGGAGTTGCAGGACGTGACGCACATTGTGCGCGGTTCCAACTTCAAGCTGTTCGCCACGGCGGAACTGGTCAAGGCCATGCGCGTGCCCGGCGGCGAAACCATGACCCGCAAGGAAATCGACGAATTCACCGAGTTCGTGAAGATCTACGGCGCGCAGGGTCTGGCCTGGATCAAGATCCGCCCCGAGGAATGGCAGTCGCCCATCGCCAAGTTCCTGTCCGACCAGGAACGCGCCGGGCTGAAGGAAGCCCTTGGCCTTGAAACCGGCGACATCGTGTTCTTCCAGGCGGGCGCGCCGGGCATGGTCAACGCCGCGCTGGGCAACCTGCGCGTGCGCCTTGGCGAGCATCTGGGCCTCATCGACGAGAACGCCTTCAACTTCCTGTGGGTTACCGACTTCCCGCTGTTCGAATATGACGAGGAAGAAAAGCGCTACGTGGCCTGCCACCATCCGTTCACCTCGCCCAAGGACGGCCACATGGACGTCATGGTCGAGAACCCGGCGGCGGCCCGCGCCCGCGCCTACGACATGGTGCTGAACGGCTACGAACTTGGCGGCGGCTCCATCCGCAACCACACTGCGGAAAAGCAGCGCCGCATGTTCGCGGCTCTCGGCTTCTCGCCGGAAGACGCGGAAGCGCAGTTCGGCTTCCTGAACCAGGCGCTGGAAATGGGCGCACCGCCGCACGGCGGCATCGCCTTCGGCATGGACCGTCTGGCCATGCTGCTGACCGGCTCTTCGTCCATCCGCGACGTCATCGCCTTCCCCAAGACGCAGAAGGCCACTTGCCTGCTTACCCAGGCCCCGGACACCGTGTCCGCCCGCCAGCTGCGCGACCTGGGCCTGCGCCTGCGCGAGACGGGCAAGGAAGCCGCCAAGGACGCGACCCCCACGGACGCCGCGCAAGGCTAG
- the def gene encoding peptide deformylase produces MIREVLQYPDPRLAVECEDLTEITDEIRQLAADMAETMYRQDGIGLAAPQVGEHCRLIVVDVSGPEKREALMTFVNPRLELTGDKVDSEEGCLSVPGGYRATVTRSDTVRLTARDLDGNEVCMDADGLLAVCLQHEVDHLKGTLFIDHISRLKRTLYDSRVKKMQKNAPRPMPTAAARSRTGAR; encoded by the coding sequence ATGATCCGAGAAGTGCTGCAATATCCCGATCCGCGCCTTGCCGTCGAATGCGAGGACCTCACCGAGATCACCGACGAAATCCGCCAACTCGCCGCCGACATGGCCGAAACCATGTACCGGCAGGACGGCATTGGTCTTGCCGCGCCCCAGGTGGGCGAGCACTGCCGCCTGATCGTGGTGGACGTGTCCGGCCCGGAAAAACGCGAGGCGCTGATGACCTTCGTGAATCCCCGGCTGGAGCTGACCGGCGACAAGGTCGACTCGGAAGAAGGCTGCCTGTCCGTGCCCGGCGGCTACCGCGCCACGGTCACCCGCAGCGACACCGTGCGCCTTACCGCGCGCGACCTGGACGGCAACGAGGTGTGCATGGACGCAGACGGCCTGCTGGCCGTGTGCCTGCAACACGAGGTGGACCACCTGAAGGGCACCCTGTTCATCGACCACATCAGCAGGCTGAAGCGCACCCTGTACGATTCGCGCGTCAAGAAGATGCAGAAGAACGCGCCCCGGCCCATGCCCACGGCGGCGGCCAGGTCGCGCACGGGAGCGCGCTAG
- the hisS gene encoding histidine--tRNA ligase, with product MSTNNSDKTAADKTTQKVTGDKVGTIKGFADMFSPDSDVFTFMENTAREVFGRYGYTELRTPLLERTELFCRSIGTETDVVQKEMYTFPDRKGRSLTLRPEATAGVMRAFIDAGRHAQEPVSKLFTTGPMFRYERPQKGRMRQFHQINCECLGPQEPQADAELVLMLMTFLRALGLTDLSLQVNSLGCRECRPVYRAALRDFLESIDREALCEDCRRRIDTNPLRVLDCKVPTCRELTADAPRIIDHNCPECRTHFDTVLRVFDAAQLDYVLTPRLVRGLDYYNRTTFEVVSGSIGAQSSVAGGGRYDGLVAQLGGPDVPGVGFACGMERLALMLPALEKKRPDFYIAVLDPAAADAAMLLAQELRAAGKAGEVSFAARGIKGQMRQAGRTGARKALLLGGDEMTNGTVVIKDMDSGEQCSVPQGDAVNHV from the coding sequence ATGAGCACCAACAATTCCGACAAGACCGCCGCCGACAAGACCACGCAAAAGGTTACGGGCGACAAGGTGGGCACCATCAAGGGGTTCGCCGACATGTTCAGCCCCGACAGCGACGTGTTCACCTTCATGGAGAACACCGCGCGCGAGGTGTTTGGCCGTTACGGCTACACCGAGCTGCGCACCCCGCTGCTGGAGCGCACCGAACTGTTCTGCCGCTCCATCGGCACCGAGACCGACGTGGTGCAGAAGGAAATGTACACCTTCCCCGACCGCAAGGGCCGTTCGCTGACCCTGCGCCCGGAAGCCACGGCGGGCGTCATGCGCGCCTTCATCGATGCGGGCCGCCACGCGCAGGAGCCGGTCTCCAAGCTGTTCACCACCGGCCCCATGTTCCGCTACGAGCGCCCGCAAAAGGGCCGCATGCGCCAGTTCCACCAGATCAACTGCGAATGCCTTGGCCCGCAGGAGCCGCAGGCCGACGCCGAGCTGGTGCTGATGCTCATGACCTTTCTGCGCGCGCTCGGGCTGACCGACCTTTCGTTGCAGGTGAACTCGCTGGGTTGCCGCGAATGCCGCCCGGTGTACCGGGCCGCGCTGCGCGACTTTCTGGAGTCCATCGACCGCGAAGCCCTGTGCGAGGACTGCCGCCGCCGCATCGACACCAACCCGCTGCGGGTGCTGGACTGCAAGGTGCCCACCTGCCGCGAGCTGACCGCCGACGCTCCGCGCATCATCGACCACAACTGCCCGGAATGCCGCACCCACTTCGACACGGTGCTGCGCGTGTTCGACGCCGCGCAACTGGACTACGTGCTCACCCCGCGCCTGGTGCGCGGGCTGGACTATTACAACCGCACCACCTTCGAGGTGGTTTCCGGCTCCATCGGCGCGCAATCGTCGGTGGCGGGCGGCGGGCGGTATGACGGCCTGGTGGCCCAACTGGGCGGCCCGGACGTGCCCGGCGTGGGCTTTGCCTGCGGCATGGAACGCCTGGCCCTGATGCTGCCCGCGCTGGAGAAGAAGCGGCCCGATTTCTACATTGCCGTACTGGACCCGGCTGCCGCGGACGCGGCCATGCTGCTGGCGCAGGAACTGCGCGCAGCGGGCAAGGCGGGCGAGGTGTCCTTTGCCGCACGCGGCATCAAGGGCCAGATGCGCCAGGCCGGTCGCACCGGTGCGCGCAAGGCCCTGCTGCTGGGCGGCGACGAGATGACCAACGGCACCGTGGTCATCAAGGACATGGACAGCGGCGAGCAGTGCAGCGTGCCGCAGGGTGATGCCGTGAACCACGTCTAG
- the fmt gene encoding methionyl-tRNA formyltransferase: MQGGNATTEGEHVATAPAAPREPLRIVFMGTPGFAAVTLRHLLEWDGCEVIAAYTQPDRPCGRGQQCRPPEVKMLAIEHGVPVYQPLNFKTEEAVAELRSLRPDVLVVAAYGLILPQSVLDIPRLGPINVHASLLPRLRGAAPIQRAVMAGDAVTGVTIMRMEASLDTGPMLLQKAMGIDINDTAGDLHDQLADLGGRLLTVALGKLADGTAIAIPQDHDRATYAAKLTKADGLIDWNHPAAQVHAHIRGVTPWPGAYCTIQRQSQGLQSGTVQKELRVALGPGRIGPLLSDAPEYEGAAAGTIVGLVDEQLAIACADRLYLVDSIRPADRKPMDARAFLCGYLNACECDGGLAVCV, encoded by the coding sequence ATGCAGGGCGGCAACGCCACCACCGAAGGCGAACACGTGGCGACGGCCCCTGCCGCCCCGCGTGAGCCCCTGCGCATCGTGTTCATGGGCACGCCGGGCTTTGCCGCCGTGACCCTGCGCCACCTGCTGGAATGGGACGGTTGCGAGGTGATCGCCGCGTACACCCAGCCGGACCGCCCCTGCGGGCGCGGCCAGCAGTGCCGCCCGCCCGAGGTCAAGATGCTGGCCATCGAGCACGGCGTGCCGGTGTACCAGCCCCTGAATTTCAAGACCGAGGAAGCCGTTGCGGAATTGCGTTCCCTGCGACCCGACGTGCTGGTGGTGGCTGCCTACGGGCTTATCCTGCCGCAATCTGTGCTGGACATCCCGCGCCTTGGCCCCATCAACGTGCATGCCTCGCTGCTGCCGCGCCTGCGCGGGGCCGCGCCCATCCAGCGCGCCGTGATGGCCGGGGACGCCGTGACCGGCGTGACCATCATGCGCATGGAGGCCAGCCTTGATACCGGTCCCATGCTGCTGCAAAAGGCCATGGGCATCGACATCAACGACACTGCGGGCGACCTGCACGACCAGCTGGCCGACCTTGGCGGCAGGCTGCTGACCGTGGCCCTGGGCAAGCTGGCCGACGGCACCGCCATTGCCATTCCGCAGGACCATGACCGGGCCACCTACGCCGCCAAGCTGACCAAGGCAGACGGCCTCATTGACTGGAACCACCCCGCCGCGCAGGTGCACGCGCACATTCGCGGGGTAACCCCGTGGCCCGGCGCGTACTGCACCATCCAGCGACAGAGCCAGGGGCTCCAGAGCGGTACGGTCCAGAAGGAACTGCGCGTGGCCCTTGGCCCCGGCCGCATCGGCCCGTTGCTTTCGGATGCCCCGGAATACGAGGGGGCTGCCGCAGGCACGATAGTCGGGCTGGTGGACGAGCAACTGGCCATCGCCTGCGCCGACCGGCTGTACCTTGTGGATTCCATCCGCCCGGCAGACCGTAAGCCCATGGATGCCCGCGCCTTTCTGTGCGGCTACCTGAACGCCTGCGAGTGCGACGGCGGCCTTGCCGTGTGCGTGTAG
- a CDS encoding DUF116 domain-containing protein — protein sequence MSMPIRKNPDSLPREDYHGARKRLFIGLISLTSGALCLVLLVGWVIPYIGLGNIHPLVPDITGALLVACIALIVWATLGLVLHIYTGRPWFGSQRVRGVAVKLFLPLMELLGRLFGISREEVRHSFIKVNNELVRGETGSFAPSDVLILLPHCLQSSNCAVRLTYGVDHCKRCGQCPIEQLLALRDRYGVKLAIATGGTIARRIVVKERPRLIIAVACERDLASGIQDTHPIPVYGVLNERPNGPCLDTLVSLTNVEKALRHFLNVLPPETAKADMACAGASAPGAVAEATFGPDNGQDGDNREDGCASAASVANRRTSGDAPAASPTVSDPAASSDPQ from the coding sequence ATGTCCATGCCCATCCGCAAGAACCCGGATTCCCTCCCGCGAGAGGACTACCACGGCGCCCGCAAGCGGCTGTTCATCGGGCTCATCAGCCTGACGTCCGGCGCCCTGTGCCTGGTGCTGCTGGTGGGGTGGGTCATCCCGTACATCGGGCTGGGCAACATCCATCCGCTGGTGCCGGACATCACCGGCGCCCTGCTGGTGGCCTGCATCGCGCTTATCGTGTGGGCCACGCTGGGCCTTGTGCTGCACATCTACACCGGGCGGCCCTGGTTCGGCTCGCAGCGGGTGCGCGGGGTGGCGGTAAAGCTGTTCCTGCCGCTCATGGAACTGCTGGGGCGGCTGTTCGGCATCTCGCGCGAAGAGGTGCGTCACTCGTTCATCAAGGTCAACAACGAGCTTGTGCGCGGCGAGACGGGCAGCTTTGCCCCGTCCGACGTGCTGATCCTGCTGCCGCACTGCCTGCAATCCAGCAACTGCGCGGTTCGCCTGACCTACGGCGTGGACCACTGCAAACGTTGCGGCCAGTGCCCCATAGAGCAACTGCTGGCCCTGCGCGACCGCTACGGGGTCAAGCTGGCCATCGCCACCGGCGGCACCATCGCCCGGCGCATCGTGGTCAAGGAGCGCCCCCGGCTGATCATTGCCGTGGCCTGCGAACGCGACCTTGCCAGCGGCATTCAGGACACCCACCCCATTCCCGTGTACGGCGTGCTTAACGAGCGGCCCAACGGTCCCTGCCTGGATACGCTGGTCAGCCTGACCAACGTGGAAAAGGCCCTGCGCCACTTCCTGAACGTGCTGCCGCCTGAAACTGCGAAGGCGGATATGGCCTGTGCGGGCGCATCCGCCCCCGGTGCCGTTGCGGAGGCCACCTTTGGGCCGGATAACGGACAGGACGGGGACAACCGGGAGGATGGTTGTGCCAGCGCCGCCAGCGTCGCCAACCGTCGCACTTCCGGCGACGCGCCTGCGGCATCCCCCACCGTCTCGGACCCCGCCGCCTCCTCGGACCCGCAATGA
- a CDS encoding transcription antitermination factor NusB, giving the protein MSTRRSQPHAKGSPLPPARAAALAALDKVLRKGQEVQAALDGVLADVAPHSGAGTRATASDTSAKKSAPSAPKATAATLADSAMRHARISRQDAALATELVYGYLRSEIRISWLLRRFLTAPDKLPPEALLTLGVAAHEIVHLDRIPDYAAVDWAVTHIRQRFGLGLGKLANAVLRNVARLGDDARNAELYREGQSDSRDFLSVCHAAPRWLVDLWCEAYGMDRTADLLASSAQAPAPAVRVNAARPGWQALRDRLIADHGGTACGHAGVMFPVGGFPAEVAALEREGLVSRQGAASQEVLDALRPATWEGPVWDACCGRGGKALALLERGVDVRLCSDPNAGRLRGLRADAGRLGLAEPAIARASATQPPCTEVASSAAAGPEGSAMPILSATPDTKDATARPGTFRTILIDAPCSGLGTLSRRPDIKLRRTPADLDALAALQGRIVDAALSVLPSGGRLVYITCTLNPAENEAQVERLLSVAGSGGIPLSVEVQYTTPADTPAREFFFGVVLRKG; this is encoded by the coding sequence ATGAGCACCCGACGTTCCCAGCCTCACGCAAAGGGTTCGCCCCTGCCCCCTGCCCGTGCCGCAGCCCTGGCGGCGTTGGACAAGGTGCTCCGCAAGGGACAGGAAGTTCAGGCAGCGCTGGATGGCGTGCTTGCCGATGTTGCCCCACACAGTGGGGCAGGCACACGCGCGACAGCAAGTGACACGTCTGCCAAAAAGAGTGCACCATCTGCGCCAAAGGCCACTGCCGCCACTCTGGCTGACTCCGCAATGCGGCATGCCCGAATTTCGCGCCAGGACGCCGCCCTGGCCACGGAACTCGTCTACGGATACCTGCGGTCGGAAATCCGCATTTCGTGGCTCCTGCGCCGCTTCCTGACAGCCCCGGACAAGCTGCCGCCAGAGGCCTTGCTGACCCTGGGCGTGGCCGCGCACGAAATCGTGCACCTGGATCGCATCCCCGACTACGCGGCGGTGGACTGGGCCGTCACGCACATCCGCCAGCGTTTCGGCCTCGGCCTCGGCAAGCTGGCCAACGCGGTGCTGCGCAATGTGGCCCGGCTGGGTGACGACGCCCGCAACGCGGAACTATACCGCGAAGGCCAGTCGGACTCGCGGGATTTCCTGTCCGTGTGCCATGCCGCCCCGCGCTGGCTGGTGGACCTGTGGTGTGAGGCATACGGCATGGACCGAACCGCCGATCTGCTGGCATCCAGCGCTCAGGCTCCGGCCCCGGCGGTGCGCGTCAATGCCGCCCGACCCGGCTGGCAGGCATTGCGTGACCGGTTGATTGCCGATCACGGCGGCACCGCCTGCGGCCATGCCGGGGTGATGTTTCCCGTGGGCGGCTTTCCGGCGGAAGTGGCCGCGCTCGAACGCGAGGGATTGGTGTCGCGCCAGGGAGCCGCATCGCAGGAAGTGCTGGACGCGTTGCGCCCGGCAACCTGGGAAGGCCCGGTGTGGGATGCCTGCTGCGGACGCGGCGGCAAGGCGCTGGCCCTGCTTGAGCGCGGGGTGGACGTGCGTCTGTGCAGCGACCCCAATGCGGGACGCCTGCGCGGTCTGCGCGCGGACGCCGGGCGGCTGGGGCTTGCGGAACCCGCCATTGCCCGGGCATCTGCAACGCAGCCGCCATGCACGGAGGTCGCCTCCAGCGCAGCAGCCGGTCCGGAAGGGTCGGCCATGCCAATCCTGTCAGCCACGCCAGACACCAAAGACGCAACGGCCAGACCGGGCACCTTCCGCACCATCCTCATCGATGCGCCGTGTTCCGGCCTGGGCACCCTTTCCCGCCGCCCGGACATCAAGCTGCGCCGCACGCCAGCCGACCTTGATGCGCTTGCCGCGCTGCAAGGCAGGATAGTGGATGCCGCGCTGTCCGTGCTGCCGTCGGGCGGTCGGCTGGTGTACATCACCTGCACCCTGAACCCGGCGGAAAACGAGGCCCAGGTGGAACGCCTGCTGTCCGTCGCCGGGTCCGGAGGCATCCCTCTTTCTGTCGAGGTGCAATACACCACGCCCGCCGATACCCCGGCCCGGGAATTCTTTTTCGGCGTGGTGCTGCGCAAGGGGTAA